In Planctomycetia bacterium, one DNA window encodes the following:
- a CDS encoding transposase: protein MRSYIPPAVHRRDGGVNGRYRSQMTRLPKRYGRRWHVESFFSETKRTMGSHLNARTERGLFTEAAIRVLAYTLRR from the coding sequence GTGCGCAGTTACATCCCGCCGGCGGTGCATCGCCGCGATGGCGGCGTGAACGGTCGCTACCGATCGCAGATGACGCGGCTGCCGAAGCGGTATGGTCGTCGCTGGCATGTCGAGTCCTTCTTCAGCGAAACCAAACGCACCATGGGATCGCACCTGAACGCCCGCACAGAACGCGGTCTGTTCACCGAAGCAGCGATCCGCGTCCTGGCCTACACCCTCCGGCGATAG
- a CDS encoding tetratricopeptide repeat protein: MTRLAAFPILSLCRRGAPRRWAITGSIPLRLIAVLGLALVPASATANEERDPSAAALREARDAALAGEYAMAVERYEAAGKAPAYAIAAACGRAEVDRLIGDYRRGIARLDAIRSVGERSADWHAALAALRAEVGEYDAAIRHNRAALERARDHYRARLQLGQLQELTGDTAGAIETYKWFNERMTSGTLPERVEDMTDLGRGFLRYSVLTRNPDVVRRTKHVLTEVYQEAYEFVDAAYWPARQAGAELLLEKHNSKEAVADFQRVLEQNANVAAAHVGLGWAALEDWNFEECEKRAAAALKVCPPHVGARVLLSSTRMTERRYEEAARIATEALETNPNSVEALSVLAAARLRSGEAPAYREAVARVEKINPRCAVLHHTLAKWLSAGRQFADAETHFKQAMDHAPTWSEPRADLGQLYMETGEEHLARRTLEEAFGLDSFNAHTHNLLQLLDQIDHFARLETDHFIVKFDESRDGPIAPYFGEALERMHRDLCEKFKTAPVKQTIIEIFPDHMGFSVRITGRPFIATVGACTGRVIAMQAPRGTPPFGHFNWATVLRHEFTHTVTLAATENRIPHWMTEGLAVHEEPQPRTWRTKQLLSEAVRRDRLFTLKTIDWGFMRPRRADDRELAYAQSEWMVEYIIERWGESKIHEMLKGFKDRLTQAAVFEQALGVSEDEFARAFSTYASREVNAWGLPDVPVEDSETLAKQVESRGDDAGLLARYAQALLVDGDVERAEEIARRALKRDAMQARALEVLGQILIGRMEQERDETKRAAFVDEAEPIIRRLVEVDAKNADGIKYLGYLEQARLNWPAAITALSRYKKMLPDDPASYRRLAGIYLVQGREDEALVELEELARRVEDEPAVPRRIGEILLKRGKATEAAKWFRQAIEIDPYDRPSHNGLGEAYLKSSDFMNARRSFDTACRLKPDEPDGWAGLARVAEAIGDAEQASKYKKRAQSLGGG; this comes from the coding sequence GTGACGCGCCTCGCAGCCTTTCCGATTCTTTCTCTCTGCCGACGCGGCGCGCCGCGCCGATGGGCGATCACAGGTTCAATCCCGCTTCGACTCATAGCCGTCCTCGGTCTTGCCCTGGTGCCGGCGTCCGCAACCGCGAACGAAGAACGTGACCCGAGCGCCGCCGCATTGCGCGAGGCACGCGATGCGGCGCTCGCCGGCGAGTACGCCATGGCCGTCGAAAGGTACGAGGCCGCAGGGAAGGCGCCCGCGTACGCGATCGCTGCGGCGTGCGGGCGGGCCGAGGTGGATCGGCTCATTGGCGATTATCGCCGGGGCATCGCGCGACTCGACGCGATCCGCTCGGTGGGGGAACGCTCGGCCGATTGGCACGCGGCGCTGGCGGCGCTGCGTGCGGAAGTCGGCGAGTACGACGCGGCGATTCGCCACAACCGCGCGGCCCTCGAGCGGGCACGCGATCACTACCGCGCGCGATTGCAATTGGGGCAGCTTCAGGAGCTGACCGGCGATACGGCCGGCGCGATTGAGACGTACAAATGGTTCAACGAGCGGATGACCTCGGGCACGTTGCCGGAACGCGTGGAGGACATGACCGATCTGGGTCGCGGGTTCCTGCGCTACAGCGTGCTGACGCGCAACCCCGATGTCGTTCGGCGGACGAAGCATGTGTTGACAGAGGTCTATCAGGAGGCGTACGAGTTTGTTGATGCGGCGTACTGGCCGGCGCGGCAGGCGGGGGCGGAGTTGTTGCTGGAGAAGCACAATTCGAAGGAGGCGGTGGCGGATTTTCAGCGGGTGCTGGAACAGAATGCGAACGTCGCGGCGGCGCACGTCGGGCTGGGTTGGGCGGCGCTGGAGGATTGGAACTTCGAGGAGTGTGAAAAGCGCGCGGCCGCCGCGCTGAAGGTCTGTCCGCCGCACGTGGGCGCGCGGGTGCTGCTGTCGAGCACGCGCATGACGGAGCGGCGCTACGAAGAGGCGGCGCGAATCGCGACCGAGGCGTTGGAGACCAATCCGAATTCCGTGGAGGCGCTGTCGGTGCTTGCGGCGGCGCGGCTGCGCAGCGGGGAGGCGCCGGCGTATCGCGAGGCGGTTGCGCGCGTGGAGAAGATCAATCCGCGCTGCGCGGTGCTGCATCACACATTGGCGAAATGGCTGTCGGCCGGGAGGCAATTCGCCGACGCCGAGACGCATTTCAAACAGGCGATGGATCACGCGCCGACGTGGTCGGAGCCGCGCGCCGACCTGGGGCAGCTGTACATGGAGACCGGCGAGGAGCATCTCGCGCGACGGACGCTGGAGGAGGCCTTCGGGCTGGACAGCTTCAACGCGCACACGCACAACCTCCTGCAATTGCTCGATCAGATCGACCATTTCGCGCGGCTGGAGACGGACCACTTCATTGTCAAGTTTGACGAGTCGCGAGACGGGCCGATCGCGCCGTATTTCGGCGAGGCCCTGGAGCGCATGCATCGGGATCTTTGCGAGAAGTTCAAGACCGCGCCTGTAAAGCAGACAATCATCGAAATATTCCCGGATCACATGGGCTTCTCGGTGCGCATCACGGGAAGGCCGTTCATCGCGACGGTCGGCGCGTGCACCGGGCGCGTCATCGCGATGCAGGCGCCGCGCGGCACGCCGCCGTTCGGGCATTTCAACTGGGCGACGGTGCTGCGCCATGAGTTTACGCACACGGTCACGCTCGCGGCGACCGAGAACCGCATCCCGCATTGGATGACGGAGGGCCTGGCCGTGCACGAGGAGCCGCAGCCTCGAACGTGGCGGACGAAGCAACTGCTTAGCGAAGCGGTGCGACGCGATCGGCTTTTCACGCTGAAGACGATTGACTGGGGCTTCATGCGACCGCGTCGCGCCGACGACCGCGAGCTGGCGTATGCGCAGAGCGAGTGGATGGTGGAATACATTATTGAACGCTGGGGCGAGTCCAAGATTCATGAGATGCTCAAGGGGTTCAAGGATCGGCTGACGCAGGCGGCGGTGTTTGAACAGGCGCTTGGCGTAAGCGAAGACGAGTTCGCGCGGGCGTTTTCGACCTATGCTTCAAGAGAGGTGAACGCGTGGGGGCTTCCGGATGTGCCAGTGGAGGATTCGGAGACGCTGGCGAAGCAGGTCGAATCGCGCGGCGACGACGCGGGCTTGCTGGCGCGCTATGCCCAGGCGCTCCTGGTGGACGGCGACGTGGAGAGGGCCGAGGAGATCGCGCGTCGCGCGCTGAAGCGCGACGCGATGCAGGCCAGGGCGCTCGAAGTGCTTGGGCAGATTCTGATCGGGCGCATGGAGCAGGAGCGAGATGAAACGAAGCGAGCGGCCTTCGTGGACGAAGCGGAGCCGATCATTCGGCGGCTGGTTGAAGTCGATGCGAAGAATGCAGACGGAATTAAATATCTGGGGTACCTTGAGCAGGCGCGGTTGAACTGGCCCGCGGCGATCACGGCGCTCTCGCGGTACAAGAAGATGCTGCCGGACGATCCGGCGTCGTATCGACGGCTGGCGGGAATCTACCTCGTGCAGGGGCGCGAGGACGAAGCGCTTGTCGAGCTGGAGGAGCTGGCGCGGCGCGTGGAGGATGAACCGGCCGTGCCGCGCCGGATCGGCGAGATTCTGCTGAAGCGCGGGAAGGCGACGGAGGCTGCGAAATGGTTTCGCCAGGCCATCGAGATCGACCCGTACGATCGACCGAGTCACAACGGTCTGGGCGAGGCGTATCTGAAGTCAAGCGATTTCATGAATGCTCGGCGCTCGTTTGACACGGCCTGCCGCTTAAAGCCCGATGAGCCGGACGGCTGGGCGGGGTTGGCGCGTGTGGCCGAGGCGATCGGCGACGCGGAACAGGCGAGCAAGTATAAGAAGCGAGCGCAATCGCTGGGCGGGGGATGA
- a CDS encoding nucleotide pyrophosphohydrolase — MTLSETQQLIERMYSAKDRKRGAAGTFLWLMEEVGELAAAIGEGQPQAEKEAEFADVLAWLVTLANVEGVDLTRAMAKYRNGCPGCGEMICRCDEKH, encoded by the coding sequence ATGACGCTATCGGAAACGCAGCAATTGATCGAACGTATGTACTCGGCCAAGGACCGCAAGCGCGGGGCAGCCGGGACGTTTTTGTGGCTGATGGAGGAAGTCGGCGAATTGGCGGCCGCGATCGGCGAGGGCCAGCCGCAGGCGGAGAAAGAGGCGGAGTTTGCCGACGTGCTGGCGTGGTTGGTGACGCTGGCGAACGTCGAGGGCGTGGACCTGACGCGGGCGATGGCGAAGTACCGCAACGGGTGTCCGGGGTGTGGCGAAATGATCTGCCGGTGTGACGAGAAGCACTAG